In a single window of the Halobaculum lipolyticum genome:
- a CDS encoding HEAT repeat domain-containing protein, which translates to MSLYTLARDGDMEQLTDTAKNSDSPAVRRRAAEMLGDVGDPEDDRTMDVLIYLATEDDEDAVRAAAVDALDELGGNGLERLIAKEFGIDPNAADWAAVRAFAKVLGGASIPEYRMAAANALGRMGDEDAVGPLAKRLDDPDYRVRERACLALGRIGDGRVVGRLREKLGDDHPAVKAAAADALGTIANGPALAALIDLLDDENVSLRRLAASALGNASSAKPVPKLAGALEDEHDTVRRAAVFSIIELLANAPTKQSHAVRDAVVSELRDADDETVTGPLVEILEDATQARQRRNAVWFLGRVTSAEPPAHVLDALVEALDDDDKMTAQFAATSITNLEGLQVESTLIELLKDDDASVDARAKAAYALGSVGGDRARETLDAITDGDVDKQIRKRAFASLSKLGGVRQ; encoded by the coding sequence ATGTCGCTGTACACGCTCGCCCGCGACGGGGACATGGAGCAGCTCACCGACACCGCGAAGAACAGCGACAGCCCCGCGGTGCGGCGGCGGGCGGCGGAGATGCTCGGCGACGTGGGCGACCCCGAGGACGACCGGACGATGGACGTGCTCATCTACCTCGCGACCGAGGACGACGAGGACGCCGTCCGCGCGGCCGCCGTCGACGCGCTCGACGAACTCGGGGGCAACGGGTTGGAGCGGCTGATCGCCAAGGAGTTCGGTATCGACCCGAACGCCGCCGACTGGGCGGCCGTCCGGGCGTTCGCGAAGGTGCTCGGCGGTGCGTCCATCCCGGAGTACCGGATGGCCGCCGCCAACGCGCTGGGCCGGATGGGCGACGAGGACGCCGTCGGCCCGCTCGCGAAGCGGCTCGACGACCCCGACTACCGGGTGCGCGAGCGGGCCTGTCTGGCGCTGGGTCGCATCGGCGACGGCCGCGTCGTCGGGCGACTCCGGGAGAAGCTGGGCGACGACCACCCGGCCGTGAAGGCGGCCGCGGCGGACGCGCTCGGCACCATCGCCAACGGGCCGGCGCTGGCGGCGCTGATCGACCTGCTCGACGACGAGAACGTCAGCCTCCGGCGGCTGGCGGCGTCGGCGCTGGGCAACGCCAGCTCCGCGAAACCCGTCCCGAAGCTCGCGGGCGCGCTGGAGGACGAACACGACACGGTGCGGCGGGCGGCGGTGTTCTCGATCATCGAACTGCTCGCGAACGCGCCGACGAAGCAGTCGCACGCGGTCCGGGACGCGGTCGTCTCGGAGCTACGGGACGCCGACGACGAGACGGTGACCGGGCCGCTCGTCGAGATCCTCGAGGACGCGACGCAGGCGCGCCAGCGCCGCAACGCGGTGTGGTTCCTCGGGCGCGTGACGAGCGCCGAGCCGCCGGCGCACGTGCTCGACGCGCTCGTCGAGGCGCTCGACGACGACGACAAGATGACCGCGCAGTTCGCGGCCACGAGCATCACGAACCTCGAAGGGTTGCAGGTGGAGTCGACGCTGATCGAACTGCTGAAAGACGACGACGCGTCCGTCGACGCGCGGGCGAAGGCGGCGTACGCCCTCGGCTCCGTGGGCGGCGACCGCGCGCGAGAGACGCTCGACGCGATCACCGACGGCGACGTGGACAAACAGATCCGGAAACGGGCGTTCGCGTCGCTGTCGAAGCTCGGAGGTGTTAGACAGTGA
- the cheB gene encoding chemotaxis-specific protein-glutamate methyltransferase CheB — protein sequence MRGLIADILESGGVEVVGEAEDGREALTVVADTEPDVVTMDVEMPEMNGIEAVERLMAETPTPTLMLSAYTAEGAEETFAALDAGAVDFFAKPGGEVSMGVSRLEEQLVETVRSVAKADLSTSGRQRRTEAAAAAASPGRTSGAGRSAQSVAVEPNTTLIIGSSTGGPDAVERVISALPGDADLRGVVVQHMPEAFTGRFAERLDAASELTVREAEDGMRIGRGELAVARGGHHLEIASARNGRLRLKVIDEERGEGVRPSVNVTMESAASVVEDPLIGVVLTGMGADGSDGVRALSRAGGRVLAQDEDTCVVYGMPKRAADTGCVDSVLPLDDIAGGITGERA from the coding sequence ATGCGTGGACTCATCGCCGACATCCTGGAGTCGGGCGGGGTCGAGGTCGTCGGCGAGGCGGAGGACGGTCGGGAGGCGCTGACTGTAGTCGCCGACACCGAGCCGGACGTCGTCACGATGGACGTGGAGATGCCCGAGATGAACGGCATCGAGGCGGTCGAACGCCTGATGGCGGAGACGCCGACGCCGACGCTGATGCTGTCGGCGTACACCGCCGAGGGCGCCGAGGAGACGTTCGCGGCGCTGGACGCGGGCGCGGTCGACTTCTTCGCCAAGCCCGGCGGCGAGGTGTCGATGGGCGTCTCCCGGCTGGAGGAGCAGCTCGTCGAGACGGTGCGCTCGGTCGCGAAGGCGGACCTCTCGACGAGCGGCCGGCAGCGACGGACGGAGGCCGCGGCGGCGGCCGCCTCCCCGGGCCGGACGAGCGGCGCCGGTCGGTCGGCACAGTCGGTGGCGGTCGAACCGAACACGACGCTGATCATCGGCTCGTCGACCGGCGGTCCCGACGCCGTCGAGCGCGTCATCTCGGCGCTCCCGGGCGACGCCGACCTCAGAGGAGTCGTCGTCCAGCACATGCCCGAGGCGTTCACGGGCCGGTTCGCCGAGCGCCTCGACGCCGCTAGCGAGCTCACCGTCCGGGAAGCCGAGGACGGGATGCGGATCGGTCGCGGGGAACTGGCGGTCGCCCGCGGGGGCCACCACCTTGAGATCGCGAGCGCCCGCAACGGCCGCCTCCGCCTGAAGGTGATCGACGAGGAGCGCGGCGAGGGCGTGCGCCCGTCGGTGAACGTGACGATGGAGTCGGCCGCGTCGGTCGTCGAGGACCCGCTTATCGGCGTCGTGCTCACCGGCATGGGCGCCGACGGGAGCGACGGCGTGCGGGCGCTCTCGCGCGCCGGCGGCCGCGTGCTCGCGCAGGACGAGGACACCTGCGTCGTGTACGGGATGCCGAAGCGTGCAGCCGACACCGGCTGCGTGGACTCGGTGCTCCCGCTGGACGACATCGCCGGCGGCATCACGGGTGAGCGCGCGTGA
- a CDS encoding ketopantoate reductase family protein, translating into MDIVVFGAGALGSLVGGLLARDHHVTLVARDPHARRIAGQGLQVSGELDAHVRPRATTAPTPADLTCDLALVTTKAYDAVEAGRALASGDPAVVCSLSNGLTEEALVAELGDRVLAGSATYGAELVGPGEVRCTGVGRIHVGELGGGDSERAERVAAAFRESGLDCEADPEMPRRRWEKLAVNAGINAVTALARVENGALADAPARDVAHRAARETARVARAEGVDLADDDAVAAVDTVVAETAANRSSMLQDVLDGSRTEVDAISGAVVDRGAAHGVATPTNRTLAALLRAWEADGITE; encoded by the coding sequence ATGGACATCGTCGTGTTCGGCGCGGGCGCGCTCGGGAGCCTCGTCGGCGGCCTGCTCGCGCGCGACCACCACGTGACGCTCGTCGCCCGGGACCCCCACGCCCGCCGGATCGCCGGGCAGGGGCTGCAGGTCAGCGGCGAACTCGACGCCCACGTCCGCCCGCGGGCGACGACCGCGCCGACGCCCGCGGACCTGACTTGCGACCTCGCGCTCGTGACGACGAAGGCGTACGACGCCGTCGAGGCGGGGCGCGCGCTCGCGTCGGGCGACCCCGCGGTCGTCTGCTCGCTGTCGAACGGCCTGACCGAGGAGGCGCTCGTCGCGGAACTGGGCGACCGCGTGCTCGCCGGCTCGGCGACGTACGGCGCCGAACTCGTCGGTCCGGGCGAAGTGCGCTGTACGGGCGTCGGGCGGATCCACGTCGGCGAACTCGGCGGCGGCGACAGCGAGCGCGCCGAGCGCGTCGCCGCCGCGTTTCGCGAATCGGGCCTCGACTGCGAGGCGGACCCGGAGATGCCGCGTCGCCGCTGGGAGAAACTCGCCGTCAACGCCGGCATCAACGCCGTCACCGCGCTGGCGCGCGTCGAGAACGGCGCGCTGGCCGACGCCCCCGCCCGCGACGTCGCCCACCGCGCGGCCCGCGAGACCGCCCGCGTCGCCCGCGCGGAGGGGGTCGACCTCGCCGACGACGACGCCGTCGCCGCCGTCGACACCGTCGTCGCCGAGACGGCCGCGAACCGGTCGTCGATGCTCCAGGACGTCCTCGACGGGAGCCGGACCGAGGTGGACGCGATCAGCGGCGCGGTCGTCGACCGCGGCGCCGCCCACGGAGTCGCGACGCCGACGAACCGGACGCTCGCGGCCCTCCTCCGCGCGTGGGAAGCAGACGGGATCACTGAGTGA
- a CDS encoding DUF7504 family protein, giving the protein MLEDAPLSFDGGGGGRSLLIAGPPMTGKYDLMLRLLADVGERGVLITTGDPAEKVRADYAEIADCAPESVGVVDCVSKQRGGDLVEDELVRYASSPKNVTDIGMKFTDLYEVFRETDQTVGVGVHSLSELLMYLDPQDVYQFVRVLTRQVESEGWSTIAVINSTMHDEQTLHTMYEPFDTVINTREEDGAREMRVRNRQTAATAWTTF; this is encoded by the coding sequence ATGCTGGAGGACGCCCCGCTGTCGTTCGACGGCGGCGGAGGAGGCCGGAGCCTCCTCATCGCCGGTCCACCCATGACCGGCAAGTACGACCTCATGCTCCGCCTGTTGGCGGACGTCGGCGAGCGCGGCGTCCTCATCACGACCGGCGACCCGGCCGAGAAGGTCCGCGCCGACTACGCAGAGATCGCCGACTGCGCCCCCGAGTCGGTCGGCGTCGTCGACTGCGTCTCGAAGCAGCGCGGCGGCGACCTCGTCGAAGACGAACTCGTTCGCTACGCCTCCTCGCCCAAGAACGTCACCGACATCGGGATGAAGTTCACCGACCTGTACGAGGTGTTCCGCGAGACCGACCAGACGGTCGGCGTCGGCGTCCACTCGCTGTCGGAACTGCTGATGTACCTCGACCCGCAGGACGTGTACCAGTTCGTGCGCGTCCTCACCCGGCAAGTCGAGAGCGAGGGCTGGTCCACCATCGCCGTGATCAACTCCACGATGCACGACGAACAGACGCTCCACACGATGTACGAGCCGTTCGACACCGTGATCAACACCCGCGAGGAGGACGGCGCCCGCGAGATGCGGGTGCGAAACCGGCAGACCGCGGCGACCGCCTGGACGACGTTCTGA
- a CDS encoding chemotaxis protein CheW — MASSQRAPEADTVDADKTQVLEFGLGDETYCLDIAYIDEIVDAGDLTAIPNSPRHVEGVMDLRGKTTTIIDPKTLLGVTGTGARERIIVFDPEEVDDGGTVGWVVDEVFQVRDVAADQVDEATTAGDDSVRGIVKGDDRFVVWVEPRTE; from the coding sequence ATGGCAAGCAGCCAGCGGGCCCCGGAGGCCGACACGGTCGACGCCGACAAGACGCAGGTGCTGGAGTTCGGCCTGGGGGACGAGACGTACTGCCTCGACATCGCGTACATCGACGAGATCGTCGACGCCGGCGACCTCACGGCGATCCCCAACTCGCCGCGTCACGTGGAGGGCGTGATGGACTTACGCGGCAAGACGACGACGATCATCGACCCGAAGACGCTGCTGGGCGTCACGGGGACGGGCGCCCGCGAGCGCATCATCGTTTTCGACCCCGAGGAGGTCGACGACGGCGGCACCGTCGGCTGGGTCGTCGACGAGGTGTTCCAGGTGCGCGACGTCGCCGCCGACCAGGTCGACGAGGCGACGACCGCCGGCGACGACTCCGTCCGCGGCATCGTCAAGGGCGACGACCGGTTCGTCGTCTGGGTCGAACCGCGCACCGAGTGA
- a CDS encoding sulfatase — MSDDSPANVLFVVLDTVRKDRLGPYGYDGGTTPGLDAFGEEATVFENAVAPAPWTLPVHASLFTGMYPHRHGADQENPYLEGATTLAETLSDAGYRTACYSSNAWITPYTHLTDGFDDQDNFFEVMPGDFLSGPLAKAWKAMNDNDALRTVADKLVSLGNVAHEYLASGEGADSKTPAVIDRTKSFVDDAEAAGDDWFAFINLMDAHLPYHPPQEYVDEFAPGVDSTEVCQNSKEYNSGARDIDDEEWAAIEGLYDAEIAHIDDQLTRLFDWLKETDRWDDTAVVVCADHGELHGEHDLYGHEFCLYDQLINVPLMVKHPALDADRREDTVELLDTYHTVLDTLGVEGGEPAADGEAAVALDRTRSLLSADYREFAGVDEVARDPGQRAAPDGEFGFVEYSRPVVELKQLEEKASGAGIELPEESRFYSRMRAARATDAKYVRIDRIPDEAFRLDADPEEERNLADGTDERIAEAESKLGEFETAAGGAWTDAADGEVTDDSLDEMDEEATERLRDLGYVE; from the coding sequence ATGAGCGACGACTCGCCCGCGAACGTGCTGTTCGTCGTGCTCGACACGGTCCGGAAGGACCGGCTCGGGCCGTACGGCTACGACGGGGGGACGACGCCGGGGTTGGACGCGTTCGGCGAGGAGGCGACCGTCTTCGAGAACGCGGTCGCGCCGGCGCCGTGGACGCTCCCGGTCCACGCCTCGCTGTTCACCGGGATGTACCCCCACCGCCACGGCGCCGACCAGGAGAACCCGTACCTGGAGGGCGCGACGACGCTCGCGGAGACGCTGTCGGACGCGGGGTACCGCACCGCCTGCTACTCCTCGAACGCGTGGATCACGCCGTACACCCACCTGACCGACGGCTTCGACGACCAGGACAACTTCTTCGAAGTGATGCCGGGCGACTTCCTCTCGGGTCCGCTCGCGAAGGCGTGGAAGGCGATGAACGACAACGACGCGCTCCGCACGGTCGCGGACAAACTCGTCTCCTTGGGCAACGTCGCCCACGAGTACCTCGCGTCGGGCGAGGGCGCCGACTCGAAGACGCCCGCGGTGATCGACCGGACGAAGTCGTTCGTCGACGACGCGGAGGCCGCCGGCGACGACTGGTTCGCGTTCATCAACCTGATGGACGCCCACCTCCCGTACCACCCGCCGCAGGAGTACGTCGACGAGTTCGCGCCCGGCGTCGACTCCACCGAGGTGTGCCAGAACTCCAAGGAGTACAACTCGGGCGCCCGCGACATCGACGACGAGGAGTGGGCCGCCATCGAGGGGCTGTACGACGCCGAGATCGCGCACATCGACGACCAACTCACCCGGCTGTTCGACTGGCTGAAGGAGACCGACCGCTGGGACGACACGGCGGTCGTCGTCTGCGCCGACCACGGGGAACTCCACGGCGAGCACGACCTGTACGGCCACGAGTTCTGCCTGTACGACCAGTTGATCAACGTCCCGCTCATGGTGAAACACCCGGCGCTGGATGCCGACCGCCGCGAGGACACCGTCGAACTGCTCGACACGTACCACACGGTGCTGGACACCCTCGGCGTCGAGGGCGGCGAGCCCGCCGCCGACGGCGAGGCGGCGGTCGCGCTCGACCGCACGCGCTCGCTGCTGTCGGCCGACTACCGCGAGTTCGCCGGCGTCGACGAGGTGGCACGCGACCCGGGCCAGCGCGCCGCCCCCGACGGCGAGTTCGGCTTCGTCGAGTACTCCCGACCCGTGGTCGAGTTGAAGCAGCTGGAGGAGAAGGCCTCCGGCGCCGGCATCGAGTTGCCCGAGGAGTCGCGCTTCTACTCCCGGATGCGCGCGGCCCGCGCGACCGACGCGAAGTACGTCCGCATCGACCGCATCCCGGACGAGGCGTTCCGCCTCGACGCCGACCCCGAGGAGGAGCGGAACCTCGCCGACGGCACCGACGAGCGCATCGCCGAGGCGGAGTCGAAACTGGGCGAGTTCGAGACCGCCGCCGGCGGCGCGTGGACCGACGCCGCCGACGGCGAGGTGACCGACGACTCCCTCGACGAGATGGACGAGGAGGCGACCGAGCGGCTCCGCGACCTGGGCTACGTCGAGTAA
- a CDS encoding DUF7130 family rubredoxin-like protein: MSEELPPVGLGQRVFTESGRELGTVRGFDEDGVYITTRDGIASLSIEHQRAGHEFGEGELVWRCSDCGEVGDLADGLPGACPNCDAPREHLYYWTED, from the coding sequence ATGAGCGAGGAACTCCCGCCGGTCGGTCTCGGGCAACGCGTGTTCACCGAGTCGGGACGCGAACTCGGCACCGTCCGCGGCTTCGACGAGGACGGCGTGTACATCACCACCCGGGACGGGATCGCCTCGCTGTCGATCGAACACCAGCGCGCGGGCCACGAGTTCGGCGAGGGCGAGTTGGTGTGGCGCTGTTCGGACTGCGGCGAGGTGGGCGACCTCGCGGACGGCCTCCCCGGGGCGTGCCCGAACTGCGACGCCCCCCGCGAACACCTCTACTACTGGACGGAGGACTGA
- a CDS encoding CheR family methyltransferase, giving the protein MSRARGDGDGLQGVIDFVEDAVPFEPGYYNEAYLGRRVAARMQRRDADDHDDYRRILERDDDEREALLDALTINVTGFFRDPDMWADLRPVLRELCEENGRAGVDVWSAPCADGREPYSLSMLAADDRGVDERRVRITAIDISEEALAAARAGVYETTRTTNIGEELSPLSDPTAYVEQEEDVFRVRESVKSRIEFEQYDLVRDGPKADMDLVFCRNLLIYIDTEYKGRLFETLRDSLRPGGYLVLGKTETVPPGMREEFEPVAKRSRIYRYTG; this is encoded by the coding sequence ATGAGCCGCGCCCGCGGCGACGGCGACGGGCTACAGGGCGTCATCGACTTCGTCGAGGACGCGGTGCCGTTCGAGCCGGGGTACTACAACGAGGCGTACCTCGGTCGCCGGGTCGCCGCCCGGATGCAGCGCCGGGACGCCGACGACCACGACGACTACCGCCGGATCCTCGAACGCGACGACGACGAGCGCGAGGCGCTGTTGGACGCGCTCACGATCAACGTCACCGGCTTCTTCCGCGACCCGGACATGTGGGCGGACCTCCGGCCCGTCCTCCGGGAGCTGTGCGAGGAGAACGGCCGCGCGGGCGTCGACGTGTGGAGCGCCCCCTGTGCGGACGGCCGCGAGCCGTACTCGCTGTCGATGCTCGCGGCCGACGACAGGGGGGTGGACGAGCGGCGGGTGCGGATCACCGCCATCGACATCAGCGAGGAGGCGCTGGCGGCCGCCCGCGCGGGCGTGTACGAGACGACCCGCACGACGAACATCGGCGAGGAGCTGTCGCCGCTGTCGGACCCGACGGCGTACGTCGAGCAGGAGGAGGACGTGTTCCGGGTGCGGGAGTCGGTGAAGTCGCGGATCGAGTTCGAGCAGTACGACCTCGTCCGCGACGGGCCGAAGGCGGACATGGACCTGGTGTTCTGCCGGAACCTGCTCATCTACATCGACACCGAGTACAAGGGGCGGCTGTTCGAGACGCTGCGCGACTCGCTGCGCCCCGGCGGCTACCTCGTGCTCGGGAAGACCGAGACGGTGCCCCCCGGGATGCGCGAGGAGTTCGAACCGGTGGCGAAACGGAGCCGGATCTACCGCTACACGGGATAA
- a CDS encoding ATP-binding protein produces the protein MSEAHIRAFVRESEEGITELNNSMLALESDPDDPEAMDAIFRTAHTLKGNAAAMGFGDFSGLAHAMEDLLDEVRDGEMEVSGDLMDRLFEAVDLLDAMLGEIDETGETTVDPTGVEEDLRTLAEEGVDALDDDAATADASEASADADGTDDADATDDASDGPGGDDAEVDPDVDHGLSPDDDEGVYRARVELRETEMPGIDAMFVLEAVEEAFDGLACEPDRERVEAGEFDGTFDLFVTSDSGEAVAAGVEAVSQVGAVDVAAVEPAPGDEGGDGADASATAATDEGADADETDESDDGAATDDGSASGSSKSGGSSASSSSSTSDSISSVRVDVEQLDDLYGLVEQLVTSRIKLRREMEDAGIDSDNLDELDKISTSLQDTVMDMRLIPLSAVVDTFPRLVRDLARDQSKEVDFDIDGRDIELDRTILTEIRDPLVHILRNAVDHGIESPAEREAAGKEPTGTIELTADRERDHVTIVVEDDGGGIDADVLREKAIEKGVKTAAEVEAMSDAEARELVFHPGFSTNDEVTDVSGRGVGMDVVRTTVKDLDGSISLTSTPGEGSRFEIKLPVTVAIVRVMFVEVGGVEYGVPIKNIAEVSRAGAVDVAHGDEVVRHDGDIYPVVRLGEVLGTDAANPGSAAGAVADGGEDLAPEAAGTVAGQDGDDGMLLRIHEEKRPVALHCDDVLHQEEVVVKPLEGILSGIPGLSGTAVLGDGDVVSILDVETLGGRR, from the coding sequence GTGAGCGAAGCACACATCCGGGCGTTCGTCCGCGAGTCCGAGGAGGGGATCACGGAGCTGAACAACTCCATGCTCGCGCTGGAGTCGGACCCCGACGACCCGGAGGCGATGGACGCCATCTTCCGGACCGCTCACACGCTGAAGGGGAACGCCGCGGCGATGGGCTTCGGCGACTTCTCCGGGCTGGCACACGCGATGGAGGACCTCCTCGACGAGGTGCGGGACGGCGAGATGGAGGTGTCCGGCGACCTGATGGACCGGCTGTTCGAGGCGGTCGACCTCCTCGACGCGATGCTCGGCGAGATCGACGAGACGGGCGAGACGACCGTCGACCCGACCGGCGTCGAGGAGGACCTCCGGACGCTCGCCGAGGAGGGCGTCGACGCCCTCGACGACGACGCGGCGACTGCGGACGCGAGCGAGGCGTCCGCCGACGCCGACGGTACCGACGACGCGGACGCCACGGACGACGCCAGCGACGGGCCGGGCGGCGACGACGCCGAGGTCGACCCCGACGTCGACCACGGGCTGTCGCCGGACGACGACGAGGGCGTCTACCGCGCCCGCGTCGAACTGCGCGAGACGGAGATGCCCGGCATCGACGCGATGTTCGTGCTGGAGGCCGTCGAGGAAGCGTTCGACGGGCTGGCCTGCGAGCCGGACCGCGAGCGCGTCGAGGCCGGCGAGTTCGACGGGACGTTCGACCTGTTCGTGACGAGCGACTCGGGCGAGGCCGTCGCCGCCGGCGTCGAGGCGGTGTCGCAGGTCGGCGCGGTCGACGTGGCCGCCGTCGAGCCGGCCCCCGGCGACGAGGGCGGGGACGGTGCCGACGCGTCGGCCACGGCCGCGACCGACGAGGGCGCCGACGCCGACGAGACGGACGAGAGCGACGACGGCGCCGCCACAGACGATGGGAGCGCCTCGGGGTCGTCGAAGTCGGGCGGCTCCTCCGCCTCCTCCTCCTCGTCGACCTCCGACAGCATCTCGTCGGTCCGCGTCGACGTGGAGCAGTTGGACGACCTGTACGGGCTGGTCGAACAGCTCGTCACGAGCCGGATCAAGCTCCGGCGGGAGATGGAGGACGCCGGCATCGACTCGGACAACCTCGACGAGTTGGACAAGATCTCGACGAGCCTCCAGGACACGGTGATGGATATGCGGCTCATCCCGCTGTCGGCGGTCGTCGACACGTTCCCGCGGCTCGTGCGCGACCTCGCGCGCGACCAGTCGAAGGAGGTCGACTTCGACATCGACGGGCGCGACATCGAGTTGGACCGGACCATCCTCACGGAGATCCGCGACCCGCTCGTCCACATCCTCCGCAACGCCGTCGACCACGGCATCGAGTCGCCCGCCGAGCGCGAGGCCGCCGGGAAAGAGCCGACCGGCACCATCGAACTGACGGCCGACCGCGAGCGCGACCACGTCACCATCGTCGTCGAGGACGACGGCGGCGGCATCGACGCGGACGTGCTCCGCGAGAAAGCCATCGAGAAGGGCGTGAAGACGGCCGCCGAGGTCGAGGCGATGTCCGACGCCGAGGCCCGCGAACTCGTGTTCCACCCCGGCTTCTCGACCAACGACGAGGTGACCGACGTCTCCGGCCGCGGGGTCGGGATGGACGTGGTGCGCACGACGGTGAAGGACCTCGACGGGAGCATCAGTCTCACCTCGACCCCCGGCGAGGGGTCGCGCTTCGAGATCAAACTCCCCGTCACGGTCGCCATCGTCCGCGTGATGTTCGTCGAGGTCGGCGGCGTCGAGTACGGCGTCCCGATCAAGAACATCGCGGAGGTGAGCCGCGCGGGCGCCGTCGACGTCGCCCACGGCGACGAGGTGGTGCGCCACGACGGCGACATCTACCCGGTCGTCCGGCTGGGCGAAGTGCTCGGGACGGACGCGGCGAACCCGGGCAGTGCGGCCGGTGCCGTCGCCGACGGCGGCGAGGACCTCGCGCCCGAGGCGGCCGGAACGGTCGCCGGGCAGGACGGCGACGACGGCATGCTCCTCCGGATCCACGAGGAGAAGCGCCCCGTCGCGCTCCACTGTGACGACGTGCTCCACCAGGAGGAGGTCGTCGTGAAGCCGCTGGAGGGGATCCTCTCGGGCATCCCCGGGCTGTCGGGGACGGCCGTCCTCGGCGACGGCGACGTGGTGAGCATCCTCGACGTCGAGACGCTCGGGGGGCGGCGATGA
- a CDS encoding ATPase domain-containing protein gives MRVSSGVAGFDDLVGGGLPGERLYVICGPPGSGKTTFSAQFVAEGAAGGDRCLFISMHESREDLERDMASYDFGFERALDSGSVTFLDAFSSEGKRFFGMPGDRRDVNSVTNRISSFIESRDIDRVVIDSTMLLRYLLDDSDNTVMRFLSALKRTSATTYLISEMTDPSAYADEHFLAHGVVFFHNYMEEDGMRRGLQVVKMRGADVDTDIQGLRFTASGLVVGDGRTVTH, from the coding sequence ATGCGCGTATCGAGCGGCGTTGCGGGGTTCGACGACCTCGTCGGCGGGGGGCTGCCGGGAGAGCGGTTGTACGTCATCTGCGGGCCGCCCGGCAGCGGCAAGACGACGTTCTCGGCACAGTTCGTCGCCGAGGGTGCCGCCGGCGGGGACCGCTGTCTGTTCATCAGTATGCACGAGAGCCGCGAGGACCTCGAACGCGACATGGCGTCGTACGACTTCGGGTTCGAGCGGGCGCTCGACTCCGGTTCGGTGACGTTCCTCGACGCCTTCTCCTCGGAGGGGAAGCGCTTCTTCGGGATGCCCGGCGACCGCCGGGACGTCAACAGCGTCACCAACCGCATCAGCTCGTTCATCGAGTCGCGCGACATCGACCGGGTCGTCATCGACTCGACGATGCTGTTGCGCTATCTCCTCGACGACTCCGACAACACCGTGATGCGGTTCCTCTCGGCGCTCAAGCGGACGAGCGCCACGACGTATCTGATCTCCGAGATGACGGACCCGTCCGCGTACGCGGACGAACACTTCCTCGCCCACGGCGTCGTCTTCTTCCACAACTACATGGAGGAGGACGGGATGCGCCGCGGGCTACAGGTGGTGAAGATGCGCGGCGCCGACGTCGACACCGACATCCAGGGCCTGCGCTTCACCGCGTCCGGGCTGGTCGTCGGCGACGGCCGGACGGTCACCCACTGA
- a CDS encoding NifU family protein, whose protein sequence is MSADSQDDGGEDELRERVTNFLRRNFPQIQMHGGSAAIQYLDRETGEVHISLGGACSGCGISPMTIQAIKSRMTKEIPEINEVVADTGMGAGADGDLGGMGHSDGGTSPSFPGESSDGEDDEGPQAPF, encoded by the coding sequence ATGAGCGCCGACTCTCAGGACGACGGCGGCGAGGACGAACTGCGCGAGCGCGTCACGAACTTCCTGCGCCGCAACTTCCCGCAGATCCAGATGCACGGCGGGAGCGCGGCCATCCAGTACCTCGACCGCGAGACCGGCGAGGTCCACATCTCGCTGGGCGGCGCCTGTTCGGGCTGCGGTATCTCCCCGATGACGATCCAGGCGATCAAGTCCCGGATGACCAAGGAGATCCCCGAGATCAACGAGGTCGTCGCCGACACCGGCATGGGCGCGGGCGCCGACGGCGACCTCGGCGGCATGGGCCACTCCGACGGCGGGACGTCTCCCTCCTTCCCCGGCGAGTCCTCGGACGGCGAGGACGACGAAGGTCCCCAGGCGCCCTTCTGA
- a CDS encoding DUF5783 family protein yields MADFDPERFEDKYANYFPELQRAYKNAFETLNDRYDSELIHAIDQQILNESEPFYDESSGRFTVELPENPTERLTAIVVDDEKLEQTLDRYVDEIEAELYRVFDLEPPAEA; encoded by the coding sequence ATGGCCGACTTCGACCCCGAGCGGTTCGAGGACAAGTACGCGAACTACTTCCCCGAACTCCAGCGCGCCTACAAGAACGCGTTCGAGACGCTGAACGACCGCTACGACTCGGAGCTGATCCACGCCATCGACCAACAGATCCTCAACGAGTCCGAGCCGTTCTACGACGAGTCGTCCGGGCGGTTCACCGTCGAACTCCCCGAGAACCCCACCGAGCGGCTGACCGCGATCGTCGTCGACGACGAGAAACTCGAACAGACGCTCGACCGCTACGTGGACGAGATCGAGGCGGAACTGTACCGCGTGTTCGACCTCGAACCGCCCGCTGAGGCGTGA